A window of the Cellvibrio sp. pealriver genome harbors these coding sequences:
- the alr gene encoding alanine racemase, with protein sequence MDFITPLCLDAQLDDNREFCVLTIDLRAIQQNWLKLNSLTRSCVGGVIKANAYGLGAKEVANCLFAAGCKEFFLATLDEAVEARSCLPSEVNIYLLGGLRNVNVSELHERNITPVLCSGFDIERWSASNSAYGCTKSAALKINTGMTRFGLDKKEFHQLCESSEKIKAINPTLLISHLSCADDPSHLLNKQQCERFDKSLSLIKKVRPLIRASLANSSGIFLGESWHFDLLRPGAALYGVNPTATNKNPMYSVVQLALPVLQVRTLEIDESIGYAATAHLPSGARIAVVSGGYADGVHRTLGASRDGVLLGHVVKVIGRISMDSMIFDISHLPHSDDEIMRSSVEIIGASRPLDVLINNNQSLGYEVLTSLGARYKRKYLPGDV encoded by the coding sequence ATGGATTTTATTACTCCTCTCTGCTTAGATGCGCAATTGGATGACAACAGAGAGTTTTGCGTGTTAACTATCGACTTAAGAGCTATCCAGCAAAATTGGTTAAAACTGAACTCGTTGACTCGGTCGTGCGTGGGGGGCGTTATCAAAGCCAATGCGTATGGTCTGGGTGCGAAAGAGGTGGCGAATTGCTTGTTTGCTGCCGGTTGTAAAGAGTTTTTTTTAGCTACGCTTGATGAGGCTGTAGAAGCGAGATCCTGCTTACCATCTGAAGTAAATATCTATCTTTTAGGTGGGCTTCGAAATGTAAATGTTTCGGAGCTTCATGAGAGAAATATTACTCCAGTGCTTTGCTCGGGGTTTGATATTGAGCGCTGGAGTGCTTCTAATAGTGCGTATGGGTGCACTAAATCAGCTGCATTGAAAATAAATACCGGAATGACGCGTTTTGGGTTGGATAAAAAAGAGTTTCATCAACTTTGTGAATCTTCCGAAAAAATAAAAGCAATTAACCCTACCCTTCTGATAAGTCATCTGTCTTGTGCGGATGACCCTTCGCATTTGCTCAATAAGCAACAGTGCGAACGGTTTGATAAATCCTTGTCTTTGATTAAAAAAGTACGCCCACTTATCCGTGCCAGCTTGGCAAACTCCTCCGGAATTTTCTTGGGTGAATCGTGGCATTTTGATTTGCTTCGGCCTGGTGCTGCGCTTTATGGAGTCAACCCAACGGCAACTAACAAAAACCCCATGTATTCGGTTGTGCAATTGGCGCTACCTGTATTGCAAGTAAGAACCCTTGAGATAGATGAGAGTATAGGGTATGCCGCAACAGCACATTTGCCTTCTGGAGCTCGTATTGCTGTCGTATCAGGAGGCTACGCCGATGGTGTGCACAGGACTCTTGGGGCATCTCGGGACGGGGTGCTACTTGGCCATGTTGTGAAAGTAATAGGTAGAATTTCCATGGACTCGATGATATTTGATATTTCACATCTGCCTCACTCAGATGATGAAATTATGCGCTCATCCGTAGAGATAATTGGCGCTAGCAGACCTCTTGATGTGCTCATAAATAATAATCAATCTCTGGGCTATGAGGTGCTTACTAGCTTGGGTGCTCGCTACAAGCGTAAATACTTACCGGGAGATGTATGA